The proteins below come from a single Juglans regia cultivar Chandler chromosome 12, Walnut 2.0, whole genome shotgun sequence genomic window:
- the LOC108997563 gene encoding gamma carbonic anhydrase 1, mitochondrial-like, translated as MGTLGKAIYTVGFWIRETGQALDRLGGRLQGNYYFQEQLSRHRTLMNIFDKAPVVDKDAFVAPSASIIGNVQVGRGSSIWYGCVLRGDVNSISIGSGTNIQDNSLVHVAKSNLSGKVLPTIIGDNVTVGHSAVLQGCPVEDEAFVGMGASLLDGVYVERHAMVAAGALVRQNTRIPCGEVWGGNPAKFLRKLTEDEMTFISQSAINYSNLAQVHAAENAKSFDEIEFEKILRKKFARRDEEYDSMLGVVRETPPELILPDNILPDKVQKAT; from the exons aTGGGAACGTTGGGGAAGGCAATCTACACCGTCGGGTTCTGGATCCGCGAGACCGGCCAAGCCCTCGATCGCCTCGGCGGCCGCCTCCAAGGCAACTACTACTTCCAAGAACAAC TGTCTAGACATAGGACACTCATGAACATATTTGACAAGGCTCCCGTGGTTGATAAGGATGCATTTGTGGCCCCCAGTGCATCTATTATTGGCAATGTTCAGGTGGGACGAGGTTCTTCGATCTGGTATGGATGCGTATTGAGAG GTGATGTAAACAGCATCAGCATCGGGTCTGGAACCAATATCCAAGACAACTCTCTTGTTCATGTGGCAAAATCTAATTTGAGTGGGAAGGTTTTACCAACTATCATTGGTGACAATGTTACTGTGG GTCACAGTGCTGTCTTACAAGGATGTCCTGTTGAGGATGAGGCATTTGTAGGTATGGGTGCAAGTCTACTTGATGGGGTTTATGTTGAGAGACACGCCATGGTTGCTGCTGGAGCCCTTGTCAGGCAGAACACAAGGATCCCATGTGGAGAG GTGTGGGGAGGTAATCCAGCAAAGTTCCTCAGGAAACTCACAGAAGACGAGATGACCTTCATTTCCCAGTCAGCCATAAATTATTCCAATTTGGCACAGGTTCATGCAGCTGAAAATGCCAAGAGCTTTGATGAGATTGAATTTGAGAAGATACTTCGCAAGAAGTTTGCTCGCCGTGATGAGGAGTATGACTCGATGCTGGGTGTTGTTCGTGAAACTCCTCCAGAGCTAATCCTTCCCGACAATATTCTGCCAGATAAAGTACAAAAGGCTACTTAA
- the LOC108997569 gene encoding auxilin-like protein 1 yields MEKLSHSRKPNRATASVTLSKNAGGNGGLGAKALFEDVYGGPPKFGVSTLSPRVEDYSEIFENFHASRASSIPVLDLPVVDESEVFFDVRSCSFDYAEVFGGFEGIDCAVSYEELLFDQSKGGKHDFSDDEAWTPAGSESLSEDSEHAERNHFLSNGDFYQSFDDNVEFNMLYHKANQTSDKDMRSGTTHISELHAVPGFTFVFDESAPLQKTEDENPFSQVTSDDNLTTDSTGGMMKGKHLKKTMSHPLNGAAGREIFGNDVKPLKAYTRSGSLPNEMFVTVSDISLRTQPSQLPPPSRPPPFADVRKDGSGRLTSNGKSIVSEGSEGDSSPPFFDVEVDASSSAAASAAAMKEVMKKAQAKLRTAKEFMDRKEGFQSSAKMGSKNHITREVKASKIVDEYDSLRDNCVQKAYGKEDIEMEFSDREETQKIPNIALEVPYSVEEEKLLNIAKNSAEKKHGKEYSSSLGSQKIEEGSEWKEASHFYELVRPDKTGKALESHIHISVNNTKIDERGMKEKNAAVEVFEVQEEQNKKVKSARGKPELQYQKKSKMENEVCEGEEKSEEDFSYEMLIVNGRSEAAKEAHRLKDHEKVEVAQVVFEQVENEKVRIEQKIIETEKKSTAAGVSENCNNLVEVQKKEYKLEVEQAKKHKENEQKLKDGNKRMEHQERIRESCEREDNEKRNNEAFKQDQNERGLKEPLEQAEDEKKLKKAHGHKKSEKRLKQEANERYENGKKQKEACKTQEDENILIEALEQEERAKRLLTVLEQEEDENRLKEGLEQQESDEKRNEFDRGEENEKTLEEALQWEINEKNQPESYGRTENEKIPEDACTKEEEKSLYGASGQEDNSEKLKGSQEGCDCGRKSKEGFELEEIEKESTEASILEESENRIKSSVWKEELKGLNDVHEQSKKDENGKTLKLVKGTCVLKDVEDLVISDGAWKLEDRENLEAPKLACKNHKNSGKLEETQEAHSYEGKGKTEFGPNGKGKDSEAAEIADVLVGEKFKASDVAQGDLGLEENRFRMEDARKSLPLDNNVKKAGEPGFGARQTHVYTSLSQVDSDPIYQDRKFSHGLGGRADNFKQAQAVLNQEESKDGFMSIYVRKEWVENGKKIEAALPAMLDAKGNIQKTATHVNAKQTTTRKEKNFSQTSTSEDKEMERVKRETELEMDHLRKMEEEREREREREKDRMAVDRKALEARERAYAEAREKAERAAVERAMAEARERLEKACAEAREKTFSEKATMEARLRAERAAVERATAEARERAVEKAMAEKAAFGMRERVERSVSDKFMGSFRNSEMKQSSSSSVYGAAYPNELSEGVEGESPQRCKARLERHRRTTERAAKALAEKNMRDLLAQREQAERNRLAETLDADVRRWSNGKEGNLRALLSTLQYILGPDSGWQPIPLTEVITAAAVKKAYRKATLCVHPDKLQQRGASIQQKYICEKVFDLLKEAWNKFNSEER; encoded by the exons ATGGAGAAGCTCTCGCATTCTCGGAAACCAAACAGGGCCACCGCCTCCGTTACACTTTCCAAGAACGCCGGTGGCAATGGCGGTCTCGGAGCCAAGGCTTTGTTCGAAGATGTTTACGGTGGGCCACCCAAGTTCGGCGTCTCGACCCTGTCTCCGCGTGTCGAGGACTACAGCGAGATTTTCGAGAACTTCCACGCGTCACGCGCCTCCTCCATTCCGGTGCTGGATCTTCCGGTGGTTGACGAGTCCGAGGTTTTCTTTGATGTACGGAGCTGCAGCTTCGACTACGCCGAGGTCTTCGGGGGTTTCGAAGGCATAGATTGCGCGGTCTCGTACGAGGAGTTGCTGTTTGACCAGTCCAAAGGTGGGAAACATGATTTCTCTGACGACGAAGCTTG GACTCCGGCAGGAAGTGAATCTCTTTCAGAAGATTCAGAGCACGCTGAAAGGAACCATTTCTTGTCCAATGGAGATTTTTACCAGTCATTTGATGATAATGTGGAGTTCAACATGTTGTATCATAAGGCTAATCAGACAAGCGACAAAGATATGCGCAGTGGAACAACACACATATCTGAGCTACATGCTGTTCCTGGATTCACTTTTGTATTCGACGAAAGTGCTCCCTTGCAAAAGACAGAAGATGAGAATCCATTCTCGCAGGTCACCAGTGATGATAACCTCACTACGGATTCTACTGGGGGAATGATGAAGGGAAAGCATCTGAAGAAAACCATGTCTCACCCCCTTAATGGTGCTGCTGGCAGAGAGATATTTGGAAATGATGTTAAGCCTCTAAAAGCATATACAAGAAGTGGTTCTCTTCCTAATGAGATGTTTGTAACTGTATCTGATATCAGCCTTAGAACTCAGCCCTCTCAATTACCTCCACCCTCTCGACCGCCACCTTTCGCAGATGTCAGGAAGGATGGTTCTGGTAGGTTGACCTCAAATGGTAAATCTATTGTTTCTGAAGGGTCTGAAGGTGATAGTTCACCACCTTTCTTTGATGTGGAGGTTGATGCGAGTTCATCTGCTGCAGCATCGGCTGCTGCCATGAAGGAAGTAATGAAGAAGGCTCAAGCAAAACTCAGAACTGCAAAAGAATTTATGGATAGGAAGGAGGGTTTTCAAAGCAGTGCAAAAATGGGTTCAAAGAATCATATAACTAGGGAAGTGAAGGCGAGTAAGATTGTTGATGAATATGATAGTTTGAGAGACAATTGTGTGCAGAAAGCTTATGGAAAAGAAGACATTGAAATGGAATTTTCAGACAGAGAGGAAACACAAAAGATTCCAAATATAGCCCTCGAGGTTCCATATTCAGTGGAAGAAGAGAAACTTCTAAATATTGCTAAAAACTCTGCAGAGAAAAAGCATGGCAAGGAGTACTCGTCCTCTCTAGGTTCTCAGAAAATAGAGGAAGGTAGTGAATGGAAAGAAGCAtcacatttttatgaattggtGAGACCAGATAAGACTGGTAAGGCTCTTGAGAGCCACATACATATTTCAgtcaataatactaaaattgATGAGCGAGGGATGAAGGAGAAAAATGCAGCCGTGGAAGTTTTTGAGGTGCAAGAAGAACAGAATAAGAAAGTGAAATCAGCTAGAGGAAAACCTGAGCTGCAGTATCAGAAGAAatctaaaatggaaaatgaGGTTTGTGAAGGGGAGGAAAAATCTGAAGAGGACTTCTCATATGAAATGTTAATAGTAAATGGGAGATCAGAAGCAGCAAAAGAGGCACACAGACTAAAAGATCATGAGAAGGTAGAAGTGGCTCAGGTGGTTTTTGAGCAGGTAGAGAATGAGAAGGttagaatagaacaaaaaattatagaaactGAAAAGAAATCAACTGCAGCTGGTGTATCAGAAAACTGCAACAACCTGGTTGAGGTGCAGAAGAAAGAATATAAACTTGAAGTCGAGCAGGCCAAGAAGCACAAGGAGAATGAACAGAAACTGAAAGATGGTAATAAAAGAATGGAACATCAGGAAAGAATCAGGGAGTCATGCGAAAGGGAAGacaatgaaaagagaaataatgagGCTTTTAAACAGGACCAAAATGAGAGAGGGCTTAAAGAGCCTCTTGAACAAgcagaagatgagaaaaaactCAAGAAAGCTCATGGGCacaaaaaaagtgaaaagagaCTAAAACAGGAGGCTAATGAGAGGTATGAAAATGGGAAAAAACAGAAAGAGGCCTGCAAAACACAGgaagatgaaaatatattaatagaggCTCTTGAGCAGGAGGAGAGAGCAAAGCGACTACTGACTGTTCTTGAGCAGGAAGAGGATGAGAACAGACTAAAAGAGGGTCTTGAGCAGCAAGAGAGTGATGAGAAACGAAATGAATTTGACAGAGGAGAAGAAAACGAGAAGACATTAGAAGAGGCTCTGCAGTGGGAAATAAATGAGAAGAACCAACCTGAGTCTTATGGAAgaacagaaaatgaaaagattcCTGAAGATGCTTGTAccaaagaagaggaaaagagtCTATATGGAGCTTCTGGGCAAGAAGATAACAGCGAAAAACTGAAAGGTTCTCAGGAAGGATGTGACTGTGGCAGGAAATCCAAAGAAGGATTTGAATTGGAAGAAATTGAGAAGGAATCAACAGAGGCTAGTATTCTGGAAGAGAGTGAGAATAGGATAAAAAGTTCTGTTTGGAAAGAAGAACTGAAGGGGCTAAACGATGTGCATGAGCAATCAAAGAAGGATGAAAATGGGAAGACACTGAAACTGGTTAAAGGAACCTGTGTGCTCAAGGACGTGGAGGATCTTGTGATATCTGATGGGGCATGGAAGCTGGAGGATAGAGAAAACCTTGAAGCACCTAAGTTAGCCtgcaaaaatcataaaaacagcGGAAAGCTGGAAGAAACCCAAGAGGCCCATTCTTATGAAGGAAAGGGAAAGACAGAATTCGGGCCCAATGGTAAAGGAAAGGACTCAGAAGCAGCTGAAATTGCAGATGTACTGGTTGGTGAAAAATTCAAAGCATCTGATGTTGCTCAAGGAGATTTAGGACTTGAAGAGAACCGATTTAGGATGGAAGATGCTAGAAAGTCGCTTCCTTTAGACAACAATGTGAAGAAGGCAGGTGAACCTGGCTTTGGTGCTAGACAGACTCACGTATATACGAGTCTCTCACAGGTGGACTCTGATCCCATATATCAAGATAGGAAATTTTCTCATGGATTGGgagggagagcagataacttcAAACAGGCCCAGGCTGTTCTAAACCAGGAGGAAAGCAAGGACGGATTCATGTCAATTTATGTGAGGAAAGAATGGgttgaaaatggaaagaaaatagaagCTGCTTTGCCAGCTATGTTGGATGCAAAAGGAAACATCCAGAAAACAGCTACACATGTTAATGCAAAACAGACTACAACAAGGAAAGAGAAGAACTTTAGTCAGACCTCAACATCAGAAGACAAAGAAATGGAGAGGGTGAAGAGAGAAACAGAGCTGGAGATGGATCACCTTAGAAAGATGGAagaagagagggaaagggagagggaaagagaaaagGATAGAATGGCTGTTGACAGAAAAGCACTTGAAGCTCGGGAAAGGGCATATGCTGAAGCCCGTGAGAAGGCAGAAAGGGCTGCTGTGGAGAGAGCAATGGCCGAGGCTCGTGAAAGACTAGAGAAGGCATGTGCTGAGGCTCGGGAGAAGACGTTTTCTGAGAAGGCAACTATGGAAGCTAGGCTCAGAGCAGAACGTGCTGCAGTAGAGAGAGCAACTGCAGAGGCTCGAGAGCGTGCTGTGGAAAAAGCGATGGCTGAGAAGGCTGCTTTTGGGATGAGAGAGCGAGTAGAAAGATCGGTTTCTGATAAATTTATGGGTTCCTTCAGAAATAGTGAAATGAAACAGAGCTCTTCTTCCTCAGTTTATGGAG CTGCCTATCCTAATGAACTATCTGAAGGAGTTGAAGGTGAATCACCTCAGAGGTGTAAAGCTAGATTGGAGAGGCATCGGCGTACCACTGAACGTGCT GCAAAAGCTCTCGCAGAGAAAAATATGCGCGATCTCCTTGCTCAGAGAGAGCAAGCTGAGAGAAAT AGATTGGCAGAAACTTTGGATGCTGATGTCAGGAGGTGGTCAAATGGGAAAGAAGGGAATCTGCGTGCATTGCTTTCAACCTTGCAATAT ATCCTTGGGCCTGACAGTGGCTGGCAGCCAATCCCTCTGACAGAAGTCATAACTGCTGCTGCTGTAAAGAAAGCTTACAGGAAAGCCACTCTTTGTGTTCATCCTGATAAACTACAACAGCGGGGAGCAAGCATCCAGCAGAAGTACATCTGTGAAAAGGTCTTTGATCTTCTAAAG GAAGCCTGGAACAAATTCAACTCGGAAGAGCGGTAG